The window GCCCGCGCTACTTTTTACGCCATTTTCCGGTGTACTGCTCGATAAGTTTAATCGCAAAAAGATCCTTTTGCTCGCTCAAATAGGCATGGCGGTGACCGCTTCAATTTTCGCAGTTATGAGCTTTTGTGAGCTATATTCTTTCGGCAAAATTTTATTTTGCGCTTTTGCAAGCGGCATCTTTACCAGCATGGACGCCCCGAGCCGTCAGTCGATGGTAAAAGACCTCATCGACTCGCCCCGCGATCTAGCCAACGCCATAGCGTTAAATTCTATGTCCTTCAACGTCGCTCGTATTGCAGGACCCGCACTTGCTGGGATCGTGATGGCGCTGTGGGGCGTGGGCTTTTGCTTTTTATTTAATGCACTTAGCTTTTTAGGCATCATCGTTTCGCTGTTTTTCATAAAAATTCCGCCATCCGCTACTACGCTATCTAGCAGAAGCGGAGGCGTTTTTGCCTCGATCGGTGCTGGAATTTCGTATGTATCGCACAAAAAAACTCTAAGCGAGCTAATGATAATAGTGCTTATCGTAGCGACGCTGGTGCCAAATTATAATGTAACGATCTCGGCACTCGTTAAGCTTAGCCTAGACGCGGATGAGCGAAGCTTTGGATATTTGATGTCGACTCTAGGCGTGGGAGCCTTTTGCGGCGCGCTTTTCGTAGCAGTCTTTGATAAACTTGGCATCCGTAAAATCAGATCGTGCGCGATCGCTATGGGGGTGAGCTTAGCTCTTACTGGGGCTGCGAATTCCTTCGCATGGGCTGCGGCAGGGCTTGCCGTAACTGGATTTCTTTTCGTAATCACAAACTCAAGCATCAACTCCACCGTGCAAATGCACGTAAGCAACGAATTTCGCGGGCGTGTGCTTAGCTTATACGCGCTATTTTTAATAGGTAGTACGCCATTTGGAGCGCTCATATCGGGCTTCTTTACCGAGCTATTAGGCGCTCGCGTAGCCCTTGCGATCTGCGGCGCAATTAGCATTTTGCTACTGCTGGCTCTATTTTATGGCTTTAAAATACGGCGCAGGACGCATTTTATCTTTCGAGATAAAGTCTAAGCCAAAAGCTGCATTATCAAAATTAACCTTATTTTTACGATGAAGCCTTAGAATTCCTACCGAAACTTAAAGGTAAGGAGTTTTTATGAATAGACGAAATTTCTTAAAAAGCACCGCCGCGATCGGCACGCTAGCGACACTAAATCTAAATTTAAACGCTAGCGCGGTTACAGGCGGGGCGGAAAAGAAAGTCGCCAGCGTCTGCGAGATGTGCTCCTCGCGCTGTCCTATCGAGGTGACCGTCAAAGACGGCCGCGGCGCTCTCATCGAGGGCAACCACAGGTTTGCAAACAAAACCTCCGTCTGCGCTCGCGGCGGAGCGGGCATCAATCAGCTCTACGACGATCAAAGACTCATTAAGCCGCTCATTCGCGTAGGCGAGCGCGGCGAGGGCAAATTTAGAGAAGCAAGCTGGGACGAGGCGCTTAAAATTTGCGCGCAGAGGCTGGACGAGATTTCGCAAAAATACGGTCCGCAAAGCGTGGTTTTTACCTCCAAAACGGGCGAGCACCATACTCAGATGATGAATTTCGCCTGTGCCTACGGCAGCCCGAACATCTACTCGCACTGGTCCTGTTGCCCGGTCACCTACAATATCGCCGTGCCGCACACCTTCGGCACCAACATGCAAAGAGACTACGGCGACGCAAAATATATCGTAAATTTCGGCCACAATCTTTTTGAGGGAATCGACATCTCAAAAACCAAAAAGCTCGCAAAAGCCGCGAGTAGAGAGGACGTAAAGCTTTTGGTGCTCGATCCGCGCTTTAGCGTCGTAGCTTCCAAAGCAGACGAGTGGCTACCGATAAAGCCGGGAACCGACGCGGCGTTTTTGATGGCGCTGATTCACGTCTGGCTGCGCGATAACAAATACGACAAAAAATTTATCGAACAATACGCCGTGGGGCTAGAGGAGCTAAGGGAGTCCGTTAAGGATACGACGCCACTTTGGCAGGAGGCTATCACGGGCATCAAAGCGGACAAGGTAGAGCGCATCGCAAATGAAATTTACGCCGCGGCTCCCGCAGTCATAATCGATTGGGGTCATAAAACCACGACCGCCAAAGCCGAATACGTCCGCACGCGCGCCATCGCGATCGCAAACGCGCTGATGGGAAACGTCGAGAAAAAGGGCGGAATTTACTTCTCTAAAGACTCCAAAACCTTCAACGCGCTTTGCAAAGAGGATCTATTCCCTACCATCTCAAACCCAGATAAGGAGTTTAAAATTCCAAAGACCGCGCGCATCGACGGCTGCGGCGAGGAAGGTAGCGAAAATTTCTTCGTGCCGCGCAAACACGGCGTTTTAATGCAGATCGCGCCTACGATTTTAAGCGAAAAGCCTTACCCCGTAAAAGGCTGGGTCAGCACGCGCTTTAACCACCTCATCAACGTTGCAGGCGTGGATAAGAGCGTAGAGGCGATCAAAAAGCTAGACTTCGTGCTCGCAATCGACGTATATATGAGCGACTTTGCGTGCCTAGCCGACGTGATCTTGCCAGAATCCACGTATTTGGAGCGTGATGAGTCGATTCA of the uncultured Campylobacter sp. genome contains:
- a CDS encoding MFS transporter is translated as MKNPFLSLKYSNFRIYWIGMNLSLIGSWMQSVALPWLVLSITADAFKVSLVAAARFLPALLFTPFSGVLLDKFNRKKILLLAQIGMAVTASIFAVMSFCELYSFGKILFCAFASGIFTSMDAPSRQSMVKDLIDSPRDLANAIALNSMSFNVARIAGPALAGIVMALWGVGFCFLFNALSFLGIIVSLFFIKIPPSATTLSSRSGGVFASIGAGISYVSHKKTLSELMIIVLIVATLVPNYNVTISALVKLSLDADERSFGYLMSTLGVGAFCGALFVAVFDKLGIRKIRSCAIAMGVSLALTGAANSFAWAAAGLAVTGFLFVITNSSINSTVQMHVSNEFRGRVLSLYALFLIGSTPFGALISGFFTELLGARVALAICGAISILLLLALFYGFKIRRRTHFIFRDKV
- the phsA gene encoding thiosulfate reductase PhsA, producing MNRRNFLKSTAAIGTLATLNLNLNASAVTGGAEKKVASVCEMCSSRCPIEVTVKDGRGALIEGNHRFANKTSVCARGGAGINQLYDDQRLIKPLIRVGERGEGKFREASWDEALKICAQRLDEISQKYGPQSVVFTSKTGEHHTQMMNFACAYGSPNIYSHWSCCPVTYNIAVPHTFGTNMQRDYGDAKYIVNFGHNLFEGIDISKTKKLAKAASREDVKLLVLDPRFSVVASKADEWLPIKPGTDAAFLMALIHVWLRDNKYDKKFIEQYAVGLEELRESVKDTTPLWQEAITGIKADKVERIANEIYAAAPAVIIDWGHKTTTAKAEYVRTRAIAIANALMGNVEKKGGIYFSKDSKTFNALCKEDLFPTISNPDKEFKIPKTARIDGCGEEGSENFFVPRKHGVLMQIAPTILSEKPYPVKGWVSTRFNHLINVAGVDKSVEAIKKLDFVLAIDVYMSDFACLADVILPESTYLERDESIQNKGGTAPGFVMRNKAVEPVGDTKCGYEIFRELARVMKIDKDYTWNNIDEYRMQQAKGNAELIANLIKNGYVSYKVPKLYYREPKLVAKFIDKYPAAAEFVDENGEMSSQMKFKTPSGKIELFAPKVEELFAGYGCLNTEGMDVFGGHKYCLMTGKTALHTNGHTQNVKILNDMMSESPVWISPASAKAEGLKTGDVVKLKNKFGEQKAKIFVTQGIRDDCLFLYHGFGHVSPGLKRTNGIGTNQSVLLDPAAGPVVSTMVTNVGVDIVKI